A single window of Leptolyngbya ohadii IS1 DNA harbors:
- a CDS encoding sugar O-acetyltransferase yields the protein MQGKQQENRRTEKQKMLAGELYLASDPELAADNQRCAKLLRLYNDTGAQERERRSQILQSLFGQVGKNPVITPPFHCDYGIHISVGDNFYMNFGCVILDCNKVQIGNNVLCAPHVQIYAATHPIDPAVRLTGRELAFPVTIGDNVWIGGGAIICPGVTIGSNTTIGAGSVVVKDIPANVLAVGNPCRVIRELDGETGEPD from the coding sequence GTGCAGGGAAAGCAGCAGGAAAACAGACGAACCGAAAAGCAGAAAATGCTAGCGGGTGAACTATATTTAGCATCCGATCCAGAGTTAGCGGCTGATAATCAGCGATGTGCAAAATTACTGCGGCTCTATAACGATACGGGGGCACAAGAGCGAGAGCGACGATCGCAGATTCTTCAATCGCTTTTTGGGCAGGTCGGAAAAAATCCTGTGATTACCCCACCGTTTCATTGTGACTACGGGATTCATATCTCGGTGGGCGATAACTTCTATATGAACTTTGGCTGTGTAATTCTGGACTGCAATAAGGTGCAGATTGGCAATAATGTACTGTGTGCGCCTCATGTTCAGATCTATGCAGCGACCCATCCGATCGATCCGGCTGTGCGTTTGACAGGGCGGGAGTTAGCGTTTCCGGTGACGATCGGGGATAACGTCTGGATTGGGGGTGGAGCGATTATTTGTCCGGGGGTGACGATTGGGAGCAATACGACGATCGGGGCGGGAAGTGTGGTGGTGAAGGATATTCCAGCAAACGTATTAGCTGTAGGAAACCCCTGTCGTGTGATTCGAGAACTAGATGGGGAAACTGGAGAACCCGATTAA